From bacterium, the proteins below share one genomic window:
- a CDS encoding PEP-CTERM sorting domain-containing protein — protein MRRFLNIALLSVLSVLVAGPSFAQAVAFSGKLQIGFGDQDNATGFRSNNAVPICAGQGPLVNPGTVGTTLGTLLMNGTATAAPGVGGTVTFQGVQAGAGGAQQKVQSTCNVAIPGFANPRLRSRTQIGAAQYPGRKGAFTTMLSTATVPTVAPTYMLSAAGGNEQATTGGGAYEASIPFFGLGQGVQRVNPGAARFGGAMPFSGGGAVQLGVNFQTLVPGGTSMEILEPGDYGLVLYANGLLPTSPQIFGTDATGVNIINPVTGTIYTPSFTYTAGIVNGRQDNQYAARTPGGTTKDQQGAVRTVLGGNTVTPAPGGPATQIVSPVAFTGVFGEWTTGMVTHTDMVGDFTTIRMATGFDRVPATTGTADDARAANAGATRRLQVVSPWAATIRPVGPFGLPVPNLGFGGIASMQVDIIPAPEPGTIAMLGFGALGLVGLSASRRRNG, from the coding sequence ATGCGTAGATTCTTGAACATCGCCCTTCTGAGCGTGCTCTCGGTCTTAGTGGCCGGTCCGAGCTTCGCCCAGGCTGTGGCGTTCAGCGGCAAGCTCCAGATCGGCTTCGGTGATCAGGACAACGCCACCGGCTTCCGCAGCAACAACGCAGTTCCGATCTGCGCCGGCCAGGGTCCCCTGGTCAACCCCGGAACGGTTGGTACCACGCTCGGTACGCTCCTCATGAACGGAACCGCGACCGCGGCGCCGGGCGTCGGCGGAACGGTCACGTTCCAGGGCGTCCAGGCCGGTGCGGGCGGCGCCCAGCAGAAGGTCCAGTCGACCTGTAACGTCGCGATTCCCGGCTTCGCCAACCCGCGACTCCGCTCCCGCACGCAGATCGGTGCGGCGCAGTACCCGGGTCGGAAGGGTGCCTTCACGACGATGCTCTCGACGGCCACCGTCCCGACCGTCGCGCCCACGTACATGCTGTCCGCCGCGGGCGGTAACGAGCAGGCGACGACGGGTGGGGGCGCCTACGAGGCGTCGATCCCGTTCTTCGGCCTCGGCCAGGGCGTCCAGCGGGTCAACCCCGGCGCGGCGCGCTTCGGCGGCGCGATGCCCTTCTCGGGCGGCGGCGCGGTTCAGCTCGGCGTCAACTTCCAGACGCTGGTGCCCGGTGGTACCTCGATGGAGATCCTCGAGCCCGGCGACTACGGCCTCGTGCTCTACGCGAACGGCCTGCTGCCGACGAGCCCGCAGATCTTCGGTACCGACGCGACGGGTGTGAACATCATCAACCCCGTCACGGGCACGATCTACACGCCCAGCTTCACCTACACGGCGGGGATCGTGAACGGTCGCCAGGACAACCAGTACGCGGCGCGGACCCCGGGTGGAACGACCAAGGACCAGCAGGGTGCGGTCCGGACCGTCCTCGGTGGCAACACCGTCACGCCGGCTCCCGGCGGGCCCGCCACGCAGATCGTCTCCCCGGTCGCCTTCACGGGCGTCTTCGGCGAGTGGACGACGGGCATGGTGACGCACACGGACATGGTCGGTGACTTCACCACGATCCGAATGGCGACCGGCTTCGACCGTGTCCCCGCGACGACCGGCACCGCCGATGATGCGCGCGCCGCGAACGCGGGCGCCACGCGCCGGCTGCAGGTCGTCTCGCCCTGGGCGGCGACGATCCGACCGGTCGGTCCCTTCGGCCTCCCGGTCCCGAACCTCGGGTTCGGTGGTATCGCGTCGATGCAGGTCGACATCATCCCGGCCCCGGAGCCCGGCACGATTGCGATGCTCGGTTTCGGTGCGCTCGGTCTGGTGGGCCTCTCGGCCTCGCGACGCCGCAACGGCTGA
- a CDS encoding nitroreductase family protein: MSEIGLYEAMSTLRAVRRLRPDPVPEDVLRRVIEAASWAPTGGNVQPFRILVVRDREKLRRLGELYDGRWRPYIKERRAAMEGASASVLEKNEKMFDAGTYLADHFHEMPALLVFCFNPKNMAITDAKLDRISVVGGGSVYTAVQNALLACRAEGLGCVLTTLLCLDEVEIKPLLGIPDPWGTAAAIPIGYPVRGGHGPIARRSPAKLAFADTWGEPLFGDTAS, encoded by the coding sequence GTGAGCGAGATCGGCCTCTACGAAGCGATGAGCACCCTTCGTGCCGTCAGAAGACTTCGACCCGACCCGGTCCCCGAGGACGTCCTGCGTCGGGTGATCGAAGCCGCCAGCTGGGCGCCCACCGGCGGCAACGTCCAGCCCTTCCGGATCCTGGTCGTGCGCGATCGCGAGAAGCTGAGGCGACTGGGTGAGCTCTACGATGGACGGTGGCGCCCCTATATAAAGGAAAGACGAGCGGCGATGGAGGGCGCCTCTGCGAGCGTCCTCGAGAAGAACGAGAAGATGTTCGACGCCGGAACCTACCTGGCCGACCACTTCCACGAGATGCCCGCTCTCCTCGTCTTCTGCTTCAACCCGAAGAACATGGCGATCACCGACGCCAAGCTCGATCGCATCTCCGTCGTCGGTGGCGGGTCCGTCTACACGGCGGTCCAGAACGCCCTCCTCGCCTGCCGGGCGGAGGGCCTCGGCTGCGTCCTGACCACCCTGCTCTGCCTGGACGAGGTCGAGATCAAGCCGCTGCTCGGGATCCCGGATCCCTGGGGCACCGCCGCCGCGATCCCGATCGGCTACCCGGTCCGTGGCGGACACGGTCCGATCGCGCGGCGCAGTCCGGCGAAGCTCGCGTTCGCGGACACCTGGGGCGAACCGCTCTTCGGGGATACTGCATCGTGA
- a CDS encoding MBL fold metallo-hydrolase, which translates to MLFRTLFAIAGVVVVGLVATGTYLLNTYEDLPVDPAWELPSVDVVPPGAVSVRFTGTSTLLFSDGETSWMVDGWFTRVGALPMLGGTIEPDVEAIARGLERNAVERLAVVIPVHSHFDHAMDAPEVARRTGALLLGSESTANIGRGWGLEESRIRVAEDGEPVRFGAFTITLIHTRHFEFPDPAVRERALADPRIDAPLVPPVGVFDYKVGQPYAIHVVHPKGRFLIQASAGFIEGGLRDFPAETVFLGVGGLETQTADYRERYWRETVESIGAKRIIPIHYDSLTGPIEGPFTGEVKAAAFLSAGGDTMLAFLREKIAATRGLQIGTLPRYAPVVLFR; encoded by the coding sequence ATGCTTTTCCGCACCCTGTTCGCGATCGCCGGTGTGGTCGTGGTGGGCCTGGTCGCGACCGGCACCTACCTGCTCAACACCTACGAGGACCTGCCGGTCGACCCGGCCTGGGAGCTCCCCTCGGTCGACGTCGTCCCGCCCGGCGCCGTCAGCGTACGATTCACCGGGACGTCTACGCTGCTCTTCTCCGACGGCGAGACGAGCTGGATGGTCGACGGGTGGTTCACGCGCGTCGGTGCGCTGCCCATGCTCGGCGGCACGATCGAGCCCGACGTCGAGGCGATCGCGCGCGGCCTCGAGCGGAACGCGGTCGAGCGTCTCGCGGTCGTGATCCCGGTCCACTCCCATTTCGATCATGCGATGGACGCACCCGAGGTCGCCAGGCGGACCGGCGCGCTGTTGCTCGGCTCGGAGTCGACCGCGAACATCGGGCGAGGCTGGGGCCTCGAAGAGTCTCGGATCCGGGTGGCCGAGGACGGTGAGCCGGTTCGGTTCGGCGCGTTCACGATCACGCTCATCCATACGCGGCATTTCGAATTCCCGGATCCCGCCGTTCGCGAGCGCGCCCTCGCGGATCCGAGGATCGACGCGCCGCTCGTGCCGCCGGTCGGGGTCTTCGACTACAAGGTGGGCCAGCCCTACGCGATCCACGTCGTCCATCCGAAGGGACGCTTCCTGATCCAGGCGAGCGCCGGCTTCATCGAGGGAGGCCTCCGCGACTTTCCCGCGGAGACCGTCTTCCTCGGCGTCGGTGGTCTCGAGACCCAGACCGCGGACTACCGAGAGCGCTATTGGCGCGAGACCGTCGAGTCGATCGGCGCGAAGCGCATCATCCCCATCCACTACGACAGCCTGACGGGTCCGATCGAGGGTCCCTTCACCGGTGAGGTCAAGGCCGCCGCCTTCCTGTCGGCGGGCGGCGACACGATGCTCGCGTT
- a CDS encoding tetratricopeptide repeat protein has translation MLSIDEARDLIRDQKFEEATEALRPHVSVPNPTTQALVLYGRALMGSQRWSLAVWPLQRASERDDAPPGVPRMYAQALVAGGDELTAVDYTTRYLEEVDSEDLLLRDLRAKAYEVSLDYERAVDDLEILAAETPEHAAILERLLNTLIQIEDWDGARERIREIATILERTGASQDSRTVHCATASRFEKSRGEMEAAEQWLDECQEAFPADPNLAFAREELLDATGRSDEATRMLAALVEAYPKRQILRQGYAARLGRLGQLDEAEAVLQAGVDADGHMNSWLALANLWLARRDLPGTVEALDAAIEAAMGQPADDPGLEWGRMNPDSRFGIADVYVRTGEFDRAERIASSLDEDEPSMAALIRARMKLEQGQPREALDAFLEAFRTFASNPAARYLAGRAAVEVGEFELALDLYQDALRSDPHATDAGLVLGQMLVAEGRVNWAIDSISFLIARAGHEPFALRLLARAAAAGGFHEYAKSVRDELVGNLEWAGLAHADHAGDLSLLAGNEEARAYLEEVDALFEPSHVEAFWAWIALARGTPDEDAAIARLERFEADHPGSFEAALLRGRLAAQRGEIEASIESLGRAVEINPLHAVALTEYGLVLLEAERLDEAIGVLDRAADLEQRDPRPAFAAAEALFEADRLDEAEARLEAILIPHPWHGRAAMTLIDIAKRRGDRSSDEVHMLARRATRYHRFSGGRAFYERGLIELERGDPESALVQLERAVALHHPSADARVAMARALDQLGRDGEARGQLERALESEALTEREAARALLDSLGREEEKG, from the coding sequence GTGCTGTCGATCGACGAAGCCCGCGACCTGATTCGGGATCAGAAGTTCGAAGAGGCGACCGAGGCTCTTCGCCCACACGTCTCCGTGCCCAACCCGACGACCCAGGCGCTGGTCCTCTACGGTCGGGCGCTGATGGGTTCCCAGCGCTGGAGCCTCGCGGTCTGGCCGCTGCAGCGCGCATCGGAAAGGGACGATGCCCCGCCGGGAGTCCCCCGGATGTACGCGCAGGCACTCGTCGCCGGGGGCGACGAGCTGACCGCGGTCGACTACACGACGCGCTACCTCGAGGAGGTCGACTCCGAGGACCTGCTGCTGCGGGACCTTCGCGCGAAGGCGTACGAGGTGTCGCTCGACTACGAGCGGGCCGTCGACGATCTCGAGATCCTCGCTGCCGAAACCCCCGAGCACGCGGCGATCCTCGAGCGGCTCCTCAACACGCTGATCCAGATCGAGGACTGGGACGGAGCGCGAGAGCGGATTCGGGAGATCGCGACGATCCTCGAGCGCACGGGCGCGTCGCAGGACTCGCGCACCGTCCACTGCGCGACGGCGTCCCGGTTCGAGAAGTCCCGGGGCGAGATGGAGGCCGCGGAGCAGTGGCTGGACGAGTGCCAGGAGGCGTTCCCGGCGGACCCGAATCTGGCCTTCGCGCGCGAGGAGCTCCTCGATGCGACCGGGCGCTCCGACGAAGCGACTCGGATGCTCGCCGCGCTCGTCGAGGCGTATCCCAAGCGTCAGATCCTGCGCCAGGGGTATGCGGCGCGGCTCGGTCGACTCGGGCAGCTCGACGAGGCCGAGGCCGTCCTGCAGGCGGGGGTCGACGCGGACGGCCACATGAATTCGTGGCTCGCCCTCGCGAATCTGTGGCTCGCGCGGCGCGACCTGCCGGGAACGGTCGAGGCGCTCGATGCCGCGATCGAGGCGGCGATGGGCCAGCCGGCGGACGATCCGGGACTCGAGTGGGGACGCATGAACCCCGACAGCCGCTTCGGGATCGCCGATGTCTACGTCCGGACGGGCGAGTTCGATCGCGCCGAGCGGATCGCTTCTTCCCTCGACGAAGACGAGCCGTCGATGGCGGCACTGATCCGCGCGCGGATGAAGCTCGAGCAGGGCCAGCCTCGTGAGGCACTCGACGCCTTTCTCGAAGCCTTCCGCACCTTCGCGTCGAACCCCGCCGCTCGCTACCTGGCGGGCCGGGCCGCCGTCGAGGTCGGCGAGTTCGAGCTCGCCCTCGATCTCTATCAGGACGCGCTGCGATCCGATCCGCACGCGACCGACGCCGGGCTCGTGCTCGGTCAGATGTTGGTGGCCGAAGGGCGAGTCAACTGGGCGATCGACTCGATCAGCTTCTTGATCGCGCGGGCAGGGCACGAGCCCTTCGCGCTCCGACTGCTCGCTCGCGCCGCCGCGGCCGGCGGCTTCCACGAGTACGCAAAGAGCGTTCGGGACGAGCTCGTCGGGAACCTCGAGTGGGCCGGGTTGGCCCATGCCGATCACGCGGGTGACCTCTCGCTGCTTGCGGGCAACGAGGAGGCCCGGGCCTACCTCGAGGAAGTCGACGCGCTCTTCGAGCCCAGTCACGTCGAGGCCTTCTGGGCCTGGATCGCGCTGGCGCGCGGGACCCCCGACGAGGACGCGGCGATCGCTCGTCTGGAACGGTTCGAAGCCGACCATCCGGGCTCCTTCGAAGCGGCGCTGCTGCGCGGTCGACTCGCGGCCCAACGCGGCGAGATCGAGGCGTCGATCGAGTCGTTGGGCAGGGCGGTCGAGATCAACCCGCTGCATGCCGTCGCCTTGACCGAGTACGGTCTGGTTCTGCTCGAGGCGGAACGCCTGGACGAGGCGATCGGCGTACTCGATCGCGCGGCCGACCTCGAGCAGCGCGATCCCCGCCCCGCGTTCGCGGCCGCCGAAGCGCTCTTCGAGGCCGATCGCCTCGACGAGGCCGAGGCGCGCCTCGAGGCGATCCTGATTCCGCACCCGTGGCACGGTCGAGCGGCGATGACGTTGATCGACATCGCGAAGCGACGGGGAGACCGGTCGAGTGACGAGGTCCACATGCTCGCCCGGCGTGCGACGCGCTACCACCGGTTCTCCGGCGGACGCGCCTTCTACGAACGGGGTCTGATCGAGCTCGAGCGCGGCGATCCGGAGAGCGCGCTCGTTCAACTCGAGCGTGCCGTGGCCCTCCATCATCCGAGTGCGGACGCGCGCGTTGCGATGGCCAGGGCGCTCGATCAGCTCGGGCGGGACGGCGAGGCTCGGGGACAGCTCGAACGGGCGCTCGAGTCGGAGGCGCTCACGGAGCGCGAGGCCGCGCGCGCACTGCTCGACTCGCTCGGGCGCGAGGAGGAGAAGGGGTGA
- a CDS encoding TonB-dependent receptor produces MRPGSPVVRLGHLEHLGHLVRIFAVFLLAMGASGQARAQAEDDPFAGIEEMVVVGTGASSLFQGQEVSAIAFDSDYLEAIGASDISDVAQFTPNLEIRTPFAASNPTLFIRGVGIRDFNANSSSSVAVYNDEIFINSAAAQLAQLFDVENIDVLRGPQTTTYGRNASAGTIRTIARKPTGTPGVTASVTYGRFNELSFEAAVENVIIPDMLSMRTAARWNQRDGTTKNRCADQDYANPIGGRIRNLLNPVQQNRALIQSVHRECYNANNIDPAQSPPAPNFTVGQAGGVKEWVNDTRNWGARTIIRFQHEFLDMDWQLNLHGGQNRGDARQFQLVATNQNFSQDEPTPSFDGDADQYFDADNRLFTSNLGAFVPITSPFQGNPFEGDYNSVEKEKIDLFGASLTGQMTFGDFELISITGYEWNKRSTKLNLDGSPYASLEPNLNNKSYQLTQEIRVDWDAGEGWAWQLGGMFLYETLSIGCGGYAGNGGSRVPSGAPGGGDVLVLGRSCSTRFQINQNLPELNQTYTQFTRYGSAWYKLEWEPAETFSIKGGARFNYEEKELNLLVQSCQFIVGPLPDGSNRCPPVEDNGVIRSPGRANAAAKEFGWAGDVIATWSPAADVNFYLRYARGWKGPAINGGITNASNREDASSELATPVNPEIIDSVEIGLKGEFWSNRILWNWALFYYDYQDLQVFQLRNNGGTVPVQELINAGDADILGFEMEVDVKPFEGWAPPIFEGIWIRGTFAWLDSKYTDFVVTQIVNVPGDPLPTTQVQITDFTGNQLVNSPEFSFIGFVAWPFGGDWGIIVPRVDWSFKDKVYFGPGNVDLASQDALWLFNLGITYKSPDETFEFSGRIENLTNQAYTLDVFNLSRLRGSVLHAIGDPRTYSLTMKVNF; encoded by the coding sequence ATGCGGCCGGGGTCACCCGTCGTTCGCCTTGGGCACCTCGAGCACCTCGGGCACCTCGTGCGGATCTTCGCGGTCTTCCTGCTGGCGATGGGTGCGTCGGGTCAGGCGCGCGCACAAGCCGAGGACGACCCCTTCGCCGGGATCGAGGAGATGGTCGTCGTCGGGACGGGGGCCAGCAGCCTCTTCCAGGGACAGGAAGTCTCCGCGATCGCGTTCGACTCGGACTACCTCGAGGCGATCGGCGCCAGCGACATCTCCGACGTCGCTCAGTTCACGCCGAACCTCGAGATCCGAACGCCCTTCGCCGCGTCGAACCCGACGCTCTTCATCCGCGGTGTCGGTATTCGCGACTTCAACGCGAACTCCTCTTCTTCCGTCGCGGTGTACAACGACGAGATCTTCATCAACTCCGCGGCGGCGCAGCTGGCCCAGCTCTTCGACGTCGAGAACATCGACGTGCTGCGCGGTCCGCAGACGACGACCTACGGCCGAAACGCCTCCGCGGGAACGATCCGTACGATCGCGCGCAAGCCGACCGGCACCCCGGGCGTGACGGCGTCGGTCACCTACGGACGCTTCAATGAGCTCAGCTTCGAGGCGGCCGTCGAGAACGTGATCATTCCGGACATGCTGTCGATGAGAACGGCGGCACGCTGGAACCAGCGCGACGGGACGACGAAGAATCGCTGCGCGGATCAGGACTACGCGAACCCGATCGGCGGCCGCATTCGCAACCTGCTCAATCCAGTGCAGCAGAATCGCGCCCTCATCCAGTCCGTGCATCGAGAGTGTTACAACGCCAATAACATCGATCCCGCGCAGTCGCCGCCGGCCCCGAACTTCACCGTCGGCCAGGCGGGCGGCGTGAAGGAGTGGGTGAACGACACCCGGAACTGGGGCGCGCGAACGATCATCCGCTTCCAGCACGAGTTCCTGGACATGGACTGGCAGCTGAATCTGCACGGCGGGCAGAATCGCGGTGATGCGCGCCAGTTCCAGCTGGTGGCGACGAACCAGAACTTCTCGCAGGACGAGCCCACCCCCTCCTTCGACGGTGACGCGGACCAGTACTTCGACGCCGACAATCGGCTCTTCACGTCGAACCTCGGCGCGTTCGTGCCGATCACCAGCCCCTTCCAGGGCAACCCGTTCGAGGGGGACTACAACTCCGTCGAGAAGGAGAAGATCGATCTCTTCGGCGCCAGCCTGACGGGGCAGATGACCTTCGGCGACTTCGAGCTCATCTCGATCACGGGATACGAGTGGAACAAGCGAAGTACGAAACTGAACCTCGACGGGAGTCCCTACGCGAGCCTCGAGCCGAACCTGAACAACAAGTCCTACCAGCTGACCCAGGAGATTCGTGTCGACTGGGACGCGGGGGAGGGCTGGGCGTGGCAGCTCGGCGGCATGTTCCTCTATGAGACGCTGTCGATCGGTTGTGGTGGCTACGCGGGCAACGGTGGATCGCGGGTGCCGAGCGGAGCGCCGGGTGGCGGCGATGTCCTCGTCCTCGGGCGCAGCTGCTCGACGCGCTTCCAGATCAACCAGAACCTGCCCGAGCTGAACCAGACCTACACCCAATTCACCCGCTACGGCTCGGCCTGGTACAAGCTCGAGTGGGAGCCGGCGGAGACCTTCTCGATCAAGGGTGGCGCGCGCTTCAATTACGAGGAGAAGGAGCTCAACCTCCTCGTCCAGAGCTGCCAGTTCATCGTCGGCCCCCTCCCGGACGGATCGAATCGCTGCCCGCCGGTCGAGGACAACGGGGTCATCCGGTCGCCCGGCCGGGCCAACGCGGCCGCCAAGGAATTCGGCTGGGCCGGTGACGTGATCGCGACCTGGAGTCCCGCGGCGGACGTGAACTTCTATCTCCGCTACGCGCGTGGCTGGAAGGGACCGGCGATCAACGGCGGCATCACGAACGCGAGCAACCGGGAGGACGCCAGCTCGGAGCTCGCGACGCCCGTCAACCCCGAGATCATCGACTCCGTCGAGATCGGTCTGAAGGGCGAGTTCTGGAGCAACCGGATCCTCTGGAACTGGGCGTTGTTCTACTACGACTACCAGGATCTCCAGGTCTTCCAGCTCCGGAACAACGGCGGCACGGTCCCGGTCCAGGAGCTGATCAACGCGGGCGACGCCGACATCCTCGGCTTCGAGATGGAGGTCGACGTCAAGCCCTTCGAAGGCTGGGCGCCCCCCATCTTCGAGGGGATCTGGATCCGCGGCACCTTCGCGTGGCTCGACAGCAAGTACACCGACTTCGTCGTGACCCAGATCGTGAACGTGCCCGGTGATCCGCTCCCGACGACCCAGGTCCAGATCACCGACTTCACGGGGAACCAGCTGGTCAACTCCCCGGAGTTCTCGTTCATCGGCTTCGTTGCGTGGCCGTTCGGCGGGGACTGGGGAATCATCGTGCCGCGCGTCGACTGGTCGTTCAAGGACAAGGTGTACTTCGGTCCCGGGAACGTCGACCTCGCGAGCCAGGACGCGCTCTGGCTGTTCAATCTGGGCATCACCTACAAGAGCCCCGACGAGACCTTCGAGTTCTCCGGCCGGATCGAGAACCTGACCAACCAGGCCTATACCCTCGACGTGTTCAACCTCTCGCGGCTCCGCGGCTCCGTGCTTCACGCGATCGGCGATCCGCGGACGTACAGCCTCACGATGAAGGTGAATTTCTGA
- a CDS encoding acyl-CoA dehydrogenase family protein, with protein sequence MSAAPGSDLRAAARAVAPELRRRADEVEAARRLPDDLSKRLAAEGFYRMYAPVAYGGLETPPAIAMETVETLATADGAPAWVTFIAITSTTALSILPEATCRQIFAHPDTTMAGVFAPRGRAVVVDGGFQVEGQWPWGSGTQNADWILAGCQVVRDGEVETHANGAPRSRMMVVPRADVEFVDTWYVSGLAGTGSTDFAIRDRFVPETHAAGLGIDAPLDRPLYRFPQFGLLAMGIAAVALGLGRAAIDELIDVAGGKVPDASRRPLAARANAQSDVARAEATLRSARAFYYETIEKAWEEALEGRISLESKRDIRLATTHATHASAEAVDRMYHLAGGTSVYRRSPLQRIFRDVHVATQHMMVGPATLELTGRLLLGLETSEVGL encoded by the coding sequence GTGAGCGCCGCCCCCGGATCCGATCTCCGCGCCGCGGCCCGCGCCGTGGCCCCCGAGCTCCGCCGCCGCGCCGACGAGGTGGAGGCCGCGCGACGCCTCCCCGACGACCTCTCGAAGCGACTCGCCGCCGAGGGCTTCTATCGCATGTACGCCCCCGTCGCGTACGGCGGCCTCGAGACGCCGCCGGCAATCGCGATGGAGACCGTCGAGACCCTGGCGACCGCCGACGGCGCACCGGCCTGGGTCACGTTCATCGCGATCACCAGCACGACCGCCCTGTCGATCCTCCCGGAAGCCACCTGCCGCCAGATCTTCGCCCATCCCGACACGACGATGGCCGGCGTCTTCGCCCCGCGCGGGCGCGCCGTCGTCGTCGACGGCGGCTTCCAGGTCGAGGGCCAGTGGCCCTGGGGCAGCGGCACCCAGAACGCGGACTGGATCCTCGCCGGCTGCCAGGTCGTGCGCGACGGCGAGGTCGAGACCCATGCGAACGGGGCACCGCGCTCGCGCATGATGGTCGTCCCCCGCGCCGACGTCGAGTTCGTCGACACCTGGTACGTCTCCGGCCTCGCCGGAACCGGCAGCACCGATTTCGCCATCCGCGACCGCTTCGTGCCCGAGACCCACGCGGCCGGCCTCGGGATCGACGCGCCCCTGGACCGCCCCCTCTACCGCTTCCCCCAGTTCGGCCTGCTCGCCATGGGCATCGCCGCCGTCGCCCTCGGCCTCGGCCGCGCCGCGATCGACGAGCTGATCGACGTCGCGGGCGGCAAGGTGCCCGACGCGAGTCGCCGGCCGCTGGCCGCGCGCGCGAACGCCCAGTCCGACGTGGCCCGCGCGGAGGCCACGCTCCGATCGGCGCGCGCCTTCTACTACGAGACCATCGAGAAGGCCTGGGAAGAAGCGCTCGAAGGACGGATCTCCCTCGAGAGCAAGCGGGACATCCGGCTCGCGACGACCCACGCCACCCACGCGTCCGCCGAGGCCGTCGATCGGATGTACCACCTCGCCGGCGGGACGAGCGTCTACCGGAGGTCGCCGCTCCAGCGCATCTTCCGGGACGTCCACGTCGCGACCCAGCACATGATGGTCGGCCCGGCGACCCTCGAGCTGACGGGTCGCCTCCTGCTCGGTCTCGAGACCAGCGAGGTCGGACTGTGA
- a CDS encoding sulfatase-like hydrolase/transferase, with protein sequence MSAQLGAVEGAWVRFRPHGLWGLVCLAPFLWACSEVDAPSEGDLSFDDRPVGTLQDAASFPDRSDLNVLFILVDTLRADRLGSYGYERATSPVLDYIAGTGLRFARHRAQSSWTKASMASLWTGFYPQRADVLTHRDAVHEEARMPAEVFTDNGFYSAGIWRNGWVAPNFGFRQGFDIYMAPRPKQAPSAMRRKPIAGRIDGTDIDAVFSAKEFLRTNQERRFFLYVHLMDVHQYISTEETAIFGTSLSDGYDNSILWEDQQIGEIVAELYRLDMADRTLIVVASDHGEAFGEHGLEGHARDVHNEVTHTPFIIGFPFRLDPGLVIELPTENVDIFPTLYELLGLEDAPEMDGKSRANWILGDYTPDFPARDYAHLDRTWGRTGQDPDPIVAVTEGTRRLIHDVNNPDFDRLYDVKSDPREMRNIAADEPDVLKRLRSAAEDYLALPPAWEGGAPEIELDEMSLRQLRALGYSIEE encoded by the coding sequence GTGAGCGCGCAGCTGGGGGCAGTCGAAGGGGCGTGGGTTCGGTTTCGGCCGCATGGTCTGTGGGGGCTCGTCTGTCTCGCACCGTTCCTCTGGGCGTGCAGCGAGGTCGACGCACCTTCCGAAGGGGATCTCTCTTTCGACGATCGCCCGGTCGGTACGCTCCAGGACGCCGCTTCGTTCCCTGATCGCTCCGACCTGAACGTCCTCTTCATCCTCGTGGACACGCTTCGCGCCGACCGCCTCGGCAGCTACGGCTACGAGCGGGCGACCTCACCCGTTCTCGACTACATCGCGGGGACGGGTCTCCGCTTCGCCCGGCACCGCGCGCAGTCGAGCTGGACGAAGGCTTCGATGGCTTCGCTCTGGACCGGTTTCTACCCGCAGCGGGCAGACGTCTTGACCCATCGCGACGCGGTCCACGAAGAAGCCCGCATGCCGGCGGAGGTCTTCACCGACAACGGCTTCTACTCGGCGGGTATCTGGCGGAACGGTTGGGTCGCACCGAACTTCGGGTTCCGGCAGGGCTTCGACATCTACATGGCGCCTCGTCCGAAGCAGGCGCCCAGCGCGATGCGCCGGAAGCCGATCGCGGGCCGAATCGACGGAACCGACATCGACGCCGTGTTCTCGGCCAAGGAGTTCCTGCGAACGAACCAGGAACGTCGCTTCTTCCTCTACGTCCACCTGATGGACGTTCACCAGTACATCTCGACCGAGGAGACGGCGATCTTCGGAACGTCGCTCTCCGATGGCTACGACAATTCGATTCTCTGGGAGGATCAGCAGATCGGCGAGATCGTCGCGGAGCTCTACCGACTCGACATGGCGGACCGGACGTTGATCGTCGTGGCTTCCGATCACGGAGAAGCCTTCGGCGAACATGGCCTCGAAGGTCACGCGCGGGACGTTCACAACGAGGTCACGCACACACCCTTCATCATCGGCTTCCCGTTCCGACTGGATCCGGGGCTCGTCATCGAACTCCCGACCGAGAACGTCGACATCTTTCCGACCCTCTACGAGCTGCTCGGGCTCGAGGACGCACCGGAGATGGACGGCAAGTCGCGCGCGAACTGGATCCTCGGCGACTACACGCCGGATTTCCCGGCTCGCGACTACGCGCACCTCGACCGGACGTGGGGCCGGACGGGGCAAGACCCCGACCCGATCGTCGCCGTCACCGAAGGCACCCGACGTCTGATCCACGACGTGAACAACCCCGATTTCGACCGTCTTTATGACGTGAAGTCAGACCCCCGAGAAATGCGGAACATTGCGGCGGACGAACCGGATGTATTAAAAAGGCTCCGCTCTGCGGCCGAGGACTACCTGGCCCTGCCGCCCGCCTGGGAGGGCGGCGCTCCTGAGATCGAGCTGGACGAGATGTCGCTTCGCCAGCTTCGCGCGCTAGGCTACTCGATCGAAGAGTGA